The genomic stretch CTTCGCTTCTCAATTTGTTCTGATCTACAGATTTCACAGCTGTTTGCTTTGCTTTTTGCTGTACATTTTTGATATCTTTTTCAGAAATCCTGTTGATAAAAGAATCGTCTAACGACTGTATTTCTACACTTGGCGTAATTCTGATATCAGCATTAGGAAGTTCTCTGATAATTAATTTCTTATTAATAGAATCTACTTCTATTTTCATCTTATTCAGATCATAAGAAACCTGTGCATTGGTCTTTGTATAAGTAATAACGCTGTTACTCGTCATTTCTTTCCCTAAAAACTCATAGCCGAATTTGGTTTTCTGCATGGCGGAAAAATCCTGTTCCAAAACAACCATTTTATTCATTTTGGAGATCTGATTGGTCAGAATATAATAATCGGATTTTTCAGTTTTTTCGCTTACCTTAAAACAAGACCTGAAACTGAAAAACAGAATCAGCATCAAAAGAATGCCCGCAACAAATGGAATAATTAATTTTAGATTTCTCAATTTTCTTTTTTAAATATTTCTCTGATTACCGACTTGTCATCTTTTTTTAAGATTTCTACAAGGTCTCTTTCTACGTAACCTGTCGTCGGCATTTCTATCATTCTTCCAATTTCCTTGCCATATTTTTCGACAATAATTGTAGGAACTTTAGAAACATTATATTTTACTTCATCACCTGTAGGAGATTCTTTTTTACGGTTAACCGCAATGATCGTCAATCTGTTGTCGGGATATTTTACCTCATCCAAAATTTTCATCAATCTCGGAAAATCTCTATGACTGTCTTCACACCAGGTTCCGATAAAAACAATCAGATTATAAGAATTGATATTATTTTTTTTCAGTTCTCCAACAGCTTTTTGATCTAAAGCGTATTCATTAAATTCTTTTGTATACCATTCTGAATACGGCTCTTTCACAAACTGATCCTTAAGTTGGTGTCCCAAAAGCATTTTTCCGTCATTGGTTGTTTCCACCTCTCTGTTTACTACGACTTTCTGAGCATTATACTGCT from Chryseobacterium indoltheticum encodes the following:
- a CDS encoding DUF4230 domain-containing protein; translated protein: MRNLKLIIPFVAGILLMLILFFSFRSCFKVSEKTEKSDYYILTNQISKMNKMVVLEQDFSAMQKTKFGYEFLGKEMTSNSVITYTKTNAQVSYDLNKMKIEVDSINKKLIIRELPNADIRITPSVEIQSLDDSFINRISEKDIKNVQQKAKQTAVKSVDQNKLRSEGHQQLMENLNSIFVLAKALNYKIEDQTGKIGVLGL
- a CDS encoding TlpA family protein disulfide reductase, whose protein sequence is MKNNRNMICKKIITNIFTFSVLTLAMQQYNAQKVVVNREVETTNDGKMLLGHQLKDQFVKEPYSEWYTKEFNEYALDQKAVGELKKNNINSYNLIVFIGTWCEDSHRDFPRLMKILDEVKYPDNRLTIIAVNRKKESPTGDEVKYNVSKVPTIIVEKYGKEIGRMIEMPTTGYVERDLVEILKKDDKSVIREIFKKEN